Proteins from a single region of Mucilaginibacter daejeonensis:
- a CDS encoding DUF4397 domain-containing protein yields the protein MKKIYIGLTALLISATVISCKKDSIQKIDAPVDASQTAQIKYFNFGVGAPGVNFFANDVKVTGALSTAGAETTTGTATGSVYPQSGYSVIAGGTYTIKGQIPSTATADANLAIATVPSTTLSNGKNYTLYMSGIYSTSQKQSDAFIVEDKLPAFNSTVAYIRFVNAISNAAQPMSLYIRSNATTTSPEAQAANSIAYKSGSDFVAVPIGSYELYARYPSAPATNVITRNGTSVVALNGGKIYTITARGDINVTSTTSASRPQLDFSTNR from the coding sequence ATGAAGAAGATTTATATAGGTTTAACGGCGTTGCTGATCTCGGCAACGGTGATATCTTGTAAAAAGGACAGTATACAAAAGATAGATGCACCGGTAGATGCAAGTCAAACAGCACAGATCAAATATTTCAATTTTGGCGTAGGTGCACCGGGTGTGAACTTTTTTGCCAACGATGTGAAGGTGACCGGAGCGTTAAGTACTGCAGGAGCCGAGACCACCACCGGTACGGCAACAGGTTCAGTATATCCGCAGTCGGGCTACTCGGTGATCGCAGGTGGTACTTACACCATTAAAGGACAAATTCCATCAACTGCCACTGCTGATGCAAATCTTGCCATTGCGACCGTGCCTTCTACCACTTTGAGCAACGGTAAAAATTACACGCTGTACATGAGCGGCATCTATAGTACTTCGCAAAAACAGTCTGATGCTTTTATAGTGGAGGATAAGCTTCCTGCATTTAACAGCACTGTTGCTTACATTCGTTTTGTGAACGCGATCTCGAACGCGGCTCAGCCCATGAGTTTGTACATCAGGTCTAACGCTACCACCACCTCGCCCGAAGCGCAAGCTGCTAATAGCATTGCCTACAAATCGGGTAGCGATTTTGTGGCCGTGCCGATCGGTTCGTATGAGTTATATGCCAGATATCCATCTGCGCCTGCTACTAACGTGATCACACGTAACGGGACCTCGGTGGTAGCCTTGAACGGTGGTAAGATCTATACCATCACCGCAAGGGGCGATATCAACGTTACCTCCACAACATCTGCAAGTCGTCCGCAGTTAGACTTCAGCACTAACAGATAA
- a CDS encoding RagB/SusD family nutrient uptake outer membrane protein: protein MKKIFIVLMAAGLVSASSCKKYLDVNTNPNAPQDVTANLLLSPMLHWVATSPVYDGRLIGRYTQNITSTGAGSSWDLQGYDPSSDNGGQLWRDVYWSLGVNLINMINKSEAEQRWDLAGVGYALKAWGWLQLTDMHGEIIIKQAFDQTRTNFDYDSQEFAYSEVIRNLNMAIADLQRTDGAVDASFLGKTDIVYGGDRTKWLKFAYGLYAMTLNHFSNKSSYKPDDVIAAVDKSFASNSDNAGVKYTGVSNDDRNFIGPTRNNYTSYRQTVYILNMMNGTVTGGVQDPRLTRMLSPSQDGNYRGVVTGSGIASFATGTAPNNIWGYTSLPTVGTPTRYIFDDKSRYPIMTYSELQFIKAEAAFKKGDRATALDAYTKGVSAHIDYVNISQADVGATPPAISATEKATFLASPTVIPTAANLTLAQIMNQKYIALWGWGFVETWMDMRRYHYNVDTDPATGRAVYENYVFPTTLYADNGGKPAYRVRPRYNSEYVNNSAALNAIGALARDYHTKEMWITQKN from the coding sequence ATGAAAAAAATATTTATCGTACTAATGGCTGCAGGTCTTGTATCGGCAAGCAGCTGTAAAAAATATCTCGACGTTAACACCAACCCCAATGCGCCGCAGGATGTAACAGCCAACCTGTTACTATCGCCGATGCTGCACTGGGTGGCTACGTCACCGGTTTATGACGGACGTTTGATCGGCCGTTACACCCAGAACATCACCTCCACAGGTGCCGGTTCAAGTTGGGATCTGCAAGGTTATGATCCTTCATCTGACAACGGTGGCCAGTTATGGCGCGACGTGTATTGGAGCTTAGGTGTTAACCTAATCAACATGATTAATAAAAGTGAGGCCGAGCAGCGCTGGGATCTTGCAGGTGTTGGTTACGCTTTAAAAGCATGGGGCTGGTTGCAACTGACCGATATGCATGGCGAGATCATCATCAAACAAGCTTTTGATCAAACCCGTACCAATTTTGACTATGACTCACAGGAGTTCGCCTACAGTGAGGTGATCCGTAATCTGAACATGGCTATAGCCGATCTTCAGCGTACCGACGGTGCCGTAGATGCCAGCTTTTTAGGCAAGACCGATATCGTTTACGGGGGCGACCGTACCAAATGGTTAAAGTTCGCTTACGGTTTGTACGCCATGACCTTAAATCACTTTAGCAACAAATCTTCTTACAAACCTGATGACGTTATTGCTGCTGTTGATAAATCGTTCGCCAGCAACAGTGATAATGCAGGGGTTAAATACACCGGTGTATCTAACGATGACCGTAACTTTATAGGCCCAACACGTAACAACTACACCTCCTATCGCCAAACCGTTTACATCCTCAATATGATGAACGGTACCGTTACCGGCGGTGTTCAGGATCCACGATTGACACGTATGTTGTCACCATCCCAAGATGGTAACTATCGTGGCGTGGTGACCGGTTCGGGTATTGCTTCATTTGCTACCGGCACAGCTCCCAACAATATTTGGGGTTACACCTCACTACCTACTGTTGGTACGCCAACCCGTTACATTTTTGACGACAAGAGCCGTTACCCGATCATGACCTACTCTGAATTGCAGTTCATAAAAGCTGAAGCTGCGTTCAAAAAAGGTGACAGGGCAACTGCTTTAGATGCCTACACTAAGGGCGTATCGGCACATATCGATTACGTGAACATATCTCAGGCAGATGTTGGTGCTACTCCGCCAGCGATCAGCGCCACAGAGAAAGCTACTTTCCTGGCTTCACCAACAGTGATCCCAACTGCTGCTAACCTAACCCTGGCGCAGATCATGAACCAAAAGTACATCGCTTTGTGGGGATGGGGTTTTGTGGAGACCTGGATGGATATGCGCCGCTACCATTACAATGTTGACACTGATCCAGCTACTGGTCGTGCCGTTTATGAGAACTATGTGTTCCCAACGACGTTATACGCCGATAACGGTGGTAAACCTGCATATCGCGTACGTCCAAGGTACAACTCAGAGTACGTGAACAACAGTGCAGCACTGAACGCCATTGGCGCTTTAGCCAGAGATTATCACACCAAGGAAATGTGGATCACTCAAAAAAACTAA